The Syntrophotalea acetylenivorans genome contains the following window.
CTGGCCTACGTCGACCAGAGTCGCGAAGCCCTTGACCCGGAGAAAACGATCTTTGAAGAGATCAGCGACGGCCAGGAGATGATCGAACTCGGCAACCGCACCATGAACAGCCGCGCCTACGTGTCCCGCTTCAACTTCGGCGGCGATCAGCAGCAGAAAAAGGTTGGCGTCCTCTCCGGTGGCGAGCGTAATCGGGTGCATCTGGCCAAAATGCTGCGCAGTGAATCGAATGTGCTCCTTCTTGACGAACCGACCAACGATCTCGATGTCAACACCATGCGCGCCCTCGAAGAGGCCCTGGAAAACTACGCTGGCTGCGCAGTAATCATCAGCCATGATCGCTGGTTTCTCGACCGCATCGCCACCCATATTCTGGCCTTTGAAGGAGACAGCCAGACTGTCTGGTTCGAGGGCAATTGGTCCGAGTACGAAGAAGACCGTAAAAAGCGCCTCGGTGCCGCCGCCGACCAACCCCACCGCATCAAGTACCGGCACCTGACTCGCGACTAGGACCCGACCTCCGACTTGCTTCCTCTTGCAGAGGTCATTGCCTCTGCAAGAGGAAGCATTCACCACTGCCTCACCTACCAAAACACTATTTTTCTTTTCTCTTAATCTTCTCCCTCCCCCACTACGCCCTTCTTTGCATAAACCACCTGCCTGAAAAAGCCATCCCACAGCTCTAAGCATTTGTTTTTCCACGAACATTACTACACAAGCACATCAGAATTATATTAAATGAAGTTTTTTTGATTATTTTTCTTTTTTGCTTGACATGTTTTTTTTAATTGGAATATAACTAGGTTCTACATTTAATTAGATTGCTTTTTAGTTTTTAACTAATTAAATACTTTTCCGAAAAGAGCAAACCCGTAGTAATGCGGGGACGCAAAACCATGGATCCTTCATCAAAGGACTGCCAGGTTGCCGAAGAAATGTCAGGCTCACTAAATGGCCCATCTTCGGATTGAAGATGGGCTTTTAACTTTTAGCGTCTTTAACGTCATTAAGTGGCCGCAAGCCATCTTTACTGGCATTGATAAATGTTGTGTCTGCCAGCCGTTCGGCACCTGGCGGAACGTTTGACCATAACACTAATTGTTCCCGCCGGGCGGCGGGAACGGAATCTTTACAAGGGAGGTTTGGCATGGCAGGAAAAATTCGGCAGATGATCGATCAGATTCTGAACCAGAGGGCCAAAGATAACCCCATGCTCGAGAGAGTCATAAAAACCAAACTGATGCTCAAAGGCGTCAATCCGAAAAAATATACCCTGGAATCCCCTGACGATCCCGTGATCATCCAAAAACTCGAACGCATGATGCATTTGTTTCAATAACTTGTTCAAACAATTATCAAGGAGACCACCATGCACATCAAAACCGCTCTTTCGAACAAGGATTCCGCAGAAGCCAGTGTGAAAGAACTCGCTGACGAGTTGGCCGCCCTTGACCCGAAACTGGTTCTGTTTTTCGCCTCGACCAAATATTCCCCTGATACTATTTGCGGACTCATGCAGAACGCCTTTCCGACAAGTGAAGTTTTCGGCTGTTCCACGGCCGGAGAAATTGTCAGTGGCCAGATGTTGAACAACTCCATCGTGGCCATGGCTTTCTCAGCGGAAGCCATTAAGGATCTGGATATCCAGATCGTAGAAAACCTTCAGGACGAGCAAGCTCTGACCAGCGCCTTCGGTGCCTTTGAGAATCACTTCAAAACCCCGATGACCGAGATTGATCCTTCTGAACATGTAGGCATTATCCTCATCGATGGCCTTTCCGGAGCCGAAGAAGGTTTTATCGAAAGCGTCGGCGATCTGACCAATGTCACCTTCATCGGGGGCTCGGCAGGGGACGACCTGCAATTTGCAGCGACCCATGTCTATGCCAACGGCAAAAACTACCAGAATGCCGCGATCCTCGCATTACTCAAGCCAGGAGTCGATTTCACGTTCATCAAAACCCAAAGTTTTCGCGATCTTGGCAAACCTCTCGAGGTTACCAAAGCCGATGAACTCAACAGGGAGGTCCTTGAGTTCAACGGTCAACCCGCAGCCGCCAGTTATGCCGCCGCCATCGGCACCTCGATTGAAAAAGCTCCCGAGCACTTCATCCAAAATCCCATTGGCCTGGTCATTGATGACGAACCCTATGTTCGCAGCCCGCAACAGATCAAGGGTTCCAGCATTCTATTCTATTGCAGCGTCATGGAGGGGATGGAACTCTCCCTGCTGGAGTCCACCGACATGATTAAAGACACCCGGCTGGCTATCCAACAGGCCGCGGAAGAATTGGGCGGGGTTTCCGGCATCGTCAACTTCAACTGCATTCTGAGAACTCTGGAGCTGACCGACAAGAATTTAACCAAAGAATACGGCAATCTGTTCGGAGCGGTCCCGACCATCGGCTTCAGCACCTATGGCGAACAGTATCTTGGTCATATCAACCAGACTGCCACCATGTTGGTGTTCAAATAGGACATCACCAACCAAGGAAAGGAACCGGAAAACCGGTTCAACAGAAGCACGCCAGCGCGATGACCCCAATGCATGGGCCTTGGTTTTCAGTCATCTCCGGCTAAAAACGGCAAAAAGCGATTGTTTGTTGATTGCCGCTTGCCTTATGTGAAGGTTTTGTCATGTCCCAACAATCCATACAAAGCTTTATTCCCGAGGAAATCGACAGTGGTCTGAAGGGCAACCTGTCGTTAACCAACATTACCAACCTTTTGCAATTTCTTTCCTTGAGTTCCAAAAAAGGATTGATCGAGCTAGACCGCCATCCCGACAACAAAGAGGGCAGAATCTATTTTGTTGGTGAAGAACTGGTTTCGGCTCAGTCGGGCACGCTGACAGGTATTGAAGGGTTTGCCGATCTGCTGAGTTGGGAACAGGGCACCTTCCATTTTTTGCCCGACATCGGGTGTATCGACAAAACCATCGGCCTTAACGTGCAGCATGCAATTCTAGAGGCGGCCACACTGCTTGACCATCAGGCAAATGAAAAGGCCATGAGCCAAAATAGCGAAGTTGAAGAAAGGGGTTTTTCAATGGAACCGACAGAACGGGATTCAAGTGAAGTCATGAACAGCTTATTGGAAGTTCCCGGCGTAGATGCCGTGGTCGTTGTCGGCCGAGACGGTTTTGTTATTGAATCAGCAGGCAGCAGCTCCAGGGTAAACATCGAAGAACTTGGAGCCTCTCTCGCCCATTCTATAAACGGCATCGAAGAAATGGGGGGCGAATTGAACGTCAACAATTTCCAGGACATGTTCATCGAGTATGGACGGGCAGTCATTATGTGTCGCCCGGTTGGCGACGCCGTGGCAGCCATTATCACGCCAGATGCGTCTAAACTGGGAGTAATCCGCCATAAAACGAAAAAGCTCTTCGTCGAACTCGGCCAATCATTCTAGGAGGTCTTTGCAATGGCGTTGAAAACTGAATTTACCATGAACAATGAAACCAATCGCCGCGCCTTGAACGGCCACGAAGTGGTAATGCACTCGCACCACTACCTGGCGCTGATCACCAAGCTTGTTGAGGACCTCGAAGACCTGGGCGGGCCGCAAATTCTCTGCGAGGTGGTTGAAGAGAACATGCGAAATATTCTCAACGATTATTTCCAGGAGAATTCCCTATCCTCCGCCGAGGAGCGTTACCGCGCTGGCGAGGACTATTTTTCCACCTTCGGTCTGGGCAAAATGCACATCACCGGGGACGAAAAGGGGGGAGAAGTCCGGCTCACCAGCAGCCATATCGATGAAGGCTGGACTATGAAATGGGGTCCGCACAGCAAGCCGGTTAACCATCTCACCCGCGGCTTTATTTCCGCCATTTTTTCTGCAGCCTTCAACAAGCCGCCCAAAAGTTACGCCATCGACGAAACGGCAAGCATTGTAACCGGCGAACAAGAAAGCAAATTCATTGTAACGGCTTTGTAATAAGGGAGGACATTTTTCATGACCGTAATGCGTGATACCGTCGTAAAGGCCTTGGCTAAAGTCCACGTCCAGAGCGACGAAAACGGGTTGATCCCCGAATATGAGGTTTTGGTGAACCTGCTGCCGGTTTCGCTTCTGAATACCTTTTCAGAACGAATGATGGAAGCGGCACCTCCCGAACGAAAAGACGAAGTGGAAGCCGGGTTGGTCCGGGCCGCCTATGAGTGCGGCTACCATACCGGTTGCGGCATCATCACTTCGGAAATTTTCAGTGATGTTGTCATGCCGATGGTAACTGAGGATGAAAAAGATATCCTGCGTGGCGCTTATGCCGCCTTCACCGCCTGGGGCTGGGCAAAATCAGGAATAGTTCAACTCAAAGAAGCAGAAAAGATGACCATTCGCGCCTTTGATTACTATGAGGCGGACAGTGGCGGCAAGGGTTTGCGAGGCTTCATGCTCCGGGGCCTGAGCCAGGCCTTCTTCGATCTGGCCTATGCTGAGCCGTACCCTGACGGCATGGATACGTATCTATGCCGCCAAACCAAAGGCATTGAAGTCGGTGATTCTTATGGCGAATTCGTGGTGGTTAAAAAATAACGTCACAACCGGAAAACGATCCGTAACTCTACACCCGACCTGACTTCGGAGAGAGAACCAAAACGGTACCGATAACTAAACCCGCAGTCGATAAGCCACGAAATGGACTCACTGGATAAACAACCTGTTGCAGATGCCCTGACTTCGGCGGTTGAAATACAATGGAGCGGCATCCTGCGCGCCATGGTTGCCGAAGAACAGTGCGGCATGGTCGTCCTGTGTAACGGACGCATCGCCTGGGCGGTCAGCGATAATCAAACGGAAGACTTACCTTTTTTTCTGGAGCAAATCGCCCGGGTCCCTAAAGACAGGCTCAGAGAAATCGTGAACCAACAGAACGCGCCGGGCAAATCGAAAAAACTCGGTCCGGTTCTGGAGGCAGCGGGGCTAATCACCCCTGACATCTTCCGCGAATGCCTGTTGGCACATATACGCAGCGCTCTTGCTTCGATTCTGGAAAACCCCTTGCTGGTTGCCCAAACCAGCAAGGCAGCGATTGCCGCAGATGGCGGCTTGACCTTTTCTCTGGGGGACGCTCTCGGCAGCGACGAGAAGGAATCGGCCGCTGCCATCGCCCCAACCACCTCATCGGTTACGGAAGGGGTTTCCAGGGATTGCAACGGCGAGATCCTGGAAAACCTCGCCCTGTTGTCGGGCTACATGTATTCCTTTATCGCCAACATCTCCGGGAAACTGCTGGCTTTTCATGAGGCCGAACACGCAGAGGAGCAAGAGGATTCGGTCTTTACCACCGTCGCCGACTGGATTTCGATCTCGCTGAAAACGGCCAGTACTCTCGGCATGGGGCCGACCCAGGTGGCCTTCATGGAAGGTGCCGGTCAATCGCTGCTGGTTCAGGCAACCGACTCCGAACGAAAGCATTTCCTGGCAGTGGCTTTTAACGAAGAGGGTAGGCTGGGGGTGGTAAAAGCCAAGATCGCCGGGATGATCCCAACGGTCCAAACATTCACGGAAAAGCGGTAAACTGGGGAGAACACCATGGCAAACATCATTTCTATCGTAAGTTCCAAGGGGGGAGCCGGTAAGACAACCGTCGCTTTGAATCTGGCCGTCGCCCTGGCGGAAGGACAGGAACCGACACTCCTGATCGACTTGGACCCTCTGGGTGGCGTCGGTTTTTCCCTCGCCCGCAGCGATACAGAATGGCAAGGCCTTACAGAATACCTCATGGACCTTACCTCAATTGACGAGGTGGTCATTCCAACCAAACTGCAGCACCTGTCGATTCTGCCACGAGGATCGCTGGACCCTCTGGACGTTGGACTTTATGAACAGCTTCTCCACTCTTCCGGCACGTTGCAGAAAATTCTAGCCGCCGTGGAAGACCGATTCCGTTACATCATCATCGACACACCCTCAGGCCTGGGCCAGATCACCAGGATGGCCCTTTCTGTCACTACCTATGCCGTCCTACCGTTACAGGCTGAACCGTTGGCTTTACGAACCATCTCCCAGACCCTGCGGGTGTTACAACACGTCAAGGAAAACGAGAATCCCGATCTGGAATTGCTGGGCATCCTGGCCAACATGGTTCAACTGAAAAACGACGTCTCTTTTACCATTATGAATACCGTCTGGGCTTCTTTGGAGGGGGTACTGGAAACCTACATGCCGCGATCCGAAACCTTCACTCTGGCCAGTGAAAAAGGGTTGCCCATCGCCTTTCTAGCGGGTAAATACCCCGCTGAAGCGATCCGGTTCGAGAGTCTGGCCACCGAAATCAAGAGCATCATTCACAACCTGGGTGGTGTTTCAGGAGAAACCGATGAGAGACCAGAGCGTGCCCTTGTATGACCTTGAACAAGCGCAACAGATCCTGACCAGGTTAACCCCTGTTACGCCTGGACAAACCCAGGCACCGATTCTGCCGGAAGCCGGATCGTCTTTCGTGCGTCTATCCCTCTCCTCCCTCGCCATTGAAACGCAGCCTAAAAGTAACCCGACCCCGCAGGCTGCCGGGGCGGAACCGGAAGGCAAATTAGAGTTGCCGCCCCATTTCAACACCTGGGAGGATTGCATCTCCTGGTGCATGGAGGTAACCCGATCGGAAGCCGCTTTTGTTGTCGACTCCCAAGGTTTTATCATCGCCAGTCGAGGACGCATCCCCGGCCGTGGAATCGAATGTACCGGAGCCGAACTGGTCTGCGCTGTCGAACTACTGGAACGAATGGATCCCGATTCGGGCAACCTGACCTGGGTAGACTTTGATTTTGACCGTCGGCGACTTGTCGGGTTCATCGCTCCCAAGGAGGAGGGTGAGTTTTATATCGTCGGCCTCCTTGCTCCGGAACCGGCCTACTATAGCCATAAACAGGCGATCACAAGCCAGATTATCGAAAGCTTGCCCGGCATCGACTGAGCAATATTGGCTTTCTTCTCCCGCGGCGGGCCGCTTGCCGCGGGAGTCTTTTTCCTCAGAATTGCGACTTAAAGGAGTCACCCGTGAGACTGTGACTCTAGCATGCCCGCGCTGGGCGACTGCGTTCAGCGTCCTGCAAACAGCCGTTTTCCCCTTGCATTTTCCTCCTCATTAGATTAATGTGCCGCCCCAGTTGGTCATCCTGCCCGGCTGCGGCCGGAACGCATTAACCCTAGCGAGCTGTTCCCTCCCCCGGTAGTCAGCCGTACACATCCCCAGTCAGCTTGATGAAGAAACAAATCCGGCACCATTGCCACGTCGACAGCCCTGCGACCTGGATCAAGTACCGTAAAGGGCTATGCAACGACTGCCGCGCGGTCTGCTGCAGCCTGCCTGTGGAAGTACGCGTTGAAGATCTGGTGCGCATGGAACTCATCGATGCTTTTGAAGCCGAAGAACCGGCAAAGCAGCTTGCCAAGCGCCTGAAAAAAGAAGGCCTGATCGATCATTTCAACTTCAAGCACGAAATCTTCACCCTCGCCCGAAGGGCTAATGACGACTGCATCTTTCTGGACCAGATCAGTCGCCGCTGCA
Protein-coding sequences here:
- a CDS encoding ParA family protein, producing MANIISIVSSKGGAGKTTVALNLAVALAEGQEPTLLIDLDPLGGVGFSLARSDTEWQGLTEYLMDLTSIDEVVIPTKLQHLSILPRGSLDPLDVGLYEQLLHSSGTLQKILAAVEDRFRYIIIDTPSGLGQITRMALSVTTYAVLPLQAEPLALRTISQTLRVLQHVKENENPDLELLGILANMVQLKNDVSFTIMNTVWASLEGVLETYMPRSETFTLASEKGLPIAFLAGKYPAEAIRFESLATEIKSIIHNLGGVSGETDERPERALV
- a CDS encoding YkgJ family cysteine cluster protein; translated protein: MKKQIRHHCHVDSPATWIKYRKGLCNDCRAVCCSLPVEVRVEDLVRMELIDAFEAEEPAKQLAKRLKKEGLIDHFNFKHEIFTLARRANDDCIFLDQISRRCTIYARRPATCRNHPQVGPRPGYCAYQQQAVR
- a CDS encoding DUF4388 domain-containing protein, with the protein product MSQQSIQSFIPEEIDSGLKGNLSLTNITNLLQFLSLSSKKGLIELDRHPDNKEGRIYFVGEELVSAQSGTLTGIEGFADLLSWEQGTFHFLPDIGCIDKTIGLNVQHAILEAATLLDHQANEKAMSQNSEVEERGFSMEPTERDSSEVMNSLLEVPGVDAVVVVGRDGFVIESAGSSSRVNIEELGASLAHSINGIEEMGGELNVNNFQDMFIEYGRAVIMCRPVGDAVAAIITPDASKLGVIRHKTKKLFVELGQSF
- a CDS encoding 4-vinyl reductase, which codes for MALKTEFTMNNETNRRALNGHEVVMHSHHYLALITKLVEDLEDLGGPQILCEVVEENMRNILNDYFQENSLSSAEERYRAGEDYFSTFGLGKMHITGDEKGGEVRLTSSHIDEGWTMKWGPHSKPVNHLTRGFISAIFSAAFNKPPKSYAIDETASIVTGEQESKFIVTAL
- a CDS encoding FIST signal transduction protein, producing MHIKTALSNKDSAEASVKELADELAALDPKLVLFFASTKYSPDTICGLMQNAFPTSEVFGCSTAGEIVSGQMLNNSIVAMAFSAEAIKDLDIQIVENLQDEQALTSAFGAFENHFKTPMTEIDPSEHVGIILIDGLSGAEEGFIESVGDLTNVTFIGGSAGDDLQFAATHVYANGKNYQNAAILALLKPGVDFTFIKTQSFRDLGKPLEVTKADELNREVLEFNGQPAAASYAAAIGTSIEKAPEHFIQNPIGLVIDDEPYVRSPQQIKGSSILFYCSVMEGMELSLLESTDMIKDTRLAIQQAAEELGGVSGIVNFNCILRTLELTDKNLTKEYGNLFGAVPTIGFSTYGEQYLGHINQTATMLVFK